One Misgurnus anguillicaudatus chromosome 20, ASM2758022v2, whole genome shotgun sequence DNA segment encodes these proteins:
- the LOC141351588 gene encoding uncharacterized protein codes for MCILFQHSCTLIGLKLLQLLLLFVVTCNESSSKPHPVDRRRGGNFTFECNFPNPIKISLTAESKEINDSRVFRNESLCIIIIKNLTLSDAGRYTLTVHLKTDQTVVDPQDYYYQLHIHDEITLNSGENLTLDIPPVKVNKIEHEQTERKHESNISTPLWREVEGVLNKQLTNENLTIPNITESNAGTYRFLDSKNNILITVTVKVNGSNIKDLGKTFLGVEGEQPSDNRTHNWIILPFGLIIIIIIFLIVAILIIKKRAVYRESGVI; via the exons AT gTGTATTTTATTCCAGCATTCCTGTACTCTCATCGGGCTCAAATTGTTACAACTTCTACTGCTCTTTGTTGTTACTTGCAATGAGTCAAGTAGTAAAC CACACCCTGTGGATAGGAGAAGGGGTGGCAACTTTACCTTTGAATGCAATTTTCCTAATCCCATTAAGATCAGTTTAACGGCTGAATCAAAGGAAATTAATGATTCTCGGGTGTTTAGAAATGAATCATTATGTATCATCATCATAAAGAACCTGACGCTTAGTGATGCTGGGAGATACACTTTGACAGTCCACCTTAAGACTGACCAAACAGTTGTGGatccacaagactattattaccAACTTCATATCCATG ATGAGATTACTTTGAATAGTGGAGAGAATCTAACATTAGATATTCCACCGGTTAAAGTGAATAAAATCGAGCATGAGCAAACTGAACGTAAACACGAGTCAAATATCAGCACCCCACTGTGGAGAGAGGTTGAGGGGGTCCTGAATAAACAACTGACCAATGAGAACCTGACCATTCCTAATATTACAGAAAGTAATGCTGGAACATACAGATTTCTGGACAGCAAGAATAATATCTTGATCACGGTGACCGTTAAAG TAAATGGCTCAAACATAAAAGATCTTGGAAAAACGT TTCTAGGTGTCGAAGGGGAACAACCATCTGATAACAGGACACATAATTGGATTATTCTGCCTTTTggtcttattattattattattatatttttgatTGTGGCTatcttaataataaaaaaaagagcagtatATAGGGAGAGTGGGGTGATTTAA
- the tmem79a gene encoding uncharacterized protein tmem79a isoform X1 gives MTDALVFRPESPEENLTEPQRSDGDELESGSLRWFEIQSTERGSPEGRTSSQEQMNQPERSSELKGQENWIDMQDKKKDDNDDDEDDDDESEDQLKEGDGSLADDEDDGCDDDLQETWTSEKARLVFTPTVMILKPTSNQEDLNESNMIQMEKVPLHNLHMNQSEHFHPQWIDEIDKPKDRCCGEIIKLCLCVTSAAVIFPLLTWGGYELLPFNTPPLNSAPLRLLYTLRCAFFAIIPIVLGVLVQGVSRLKFGTLKPLFDGILRNREVGVHSYYVRESLHLYLLYFMQLAVMATYAQQEVLKLVPMLTIIFVFGRLIYWVCAVFGSSVRAFGFGLSFLPLLPLLGANIYFICSAEGQEVMFDVAPPTTAPPPKQRWWG, from the exons ATGACAGACGCGCTGGTTTTCAGACCTGAATCCCCTGAAGAGAACCTCACAGAACCTCAGAGGAGCGATGGAGATGAGCTCGAGTCCGGCAGCCTGCGGTGGTTTGAGATTCAAAGCACAGAGAGGGGATCGCCTGAAGGACGGACGTCCAGTCAGGAGCAGATGAACCAACCGGAGAGATCCAGTGAGCTGAAGGGACAAGAGAACTGGATAGACATGCAGGATAAGAAGAAAgatgataatgatgatgatgaagatgatgacgATGAAAGTGAAGATCAGTTAAAGGAGGGAGACGGCTCATTGGCTGATGATGAGGATGATGGTTGTGATGATGATCTCCAGGAGACCTGGACGTCAGAGAAAGCAAGACTGGTCTTTACTCCAACTGTAATGATCCTGAAGCCAACAAGCAATCAGGAGGACCTGAATGAAAGCAATATGATACAGATGGAGAAAGTTCCTCTACATAACTTACACATGAACCAATCAGAACACTTCCACCCGCAGTGGATTGATGAGATTGATAAACCCAAAG ATAGGTGTTGTGGAGAGATCATAaagctgtgtttgtgtgtaacgTCTGCCGCTGTGATTTTTCCTCTATTGACGTGGGGAGGTTATGAGCTGTTGCCCTTTAATACCCCTCCTCTCAACAGTGCCCCCCTCAGGCTGCTCTACACACTGCGCTGTGCTTTTTTTGCCATTATTCCTATAGTGCTGG GTGTGTTGGTTCAAGGTGTGTCTCGTCTGAAGTTTGGGACACTGAAGCCTCTGTTTGATGGGATATTGAGGAATCGTGAAGTGGGTGTACACAGCTACTATGTCAGAGAGTCGCTCCATCTGTACCTCCTTTATTTCATGCAGCTCGCCGTCATGGCAACGTACGCCCAACAGGAAGTACTTAAACTGGTACCGATGCTCACCATCATCTTTGTGTTTGGCAG GTTGATTTACTGGGTGTGCGCCGTGTTTGGTAGCAGCGTGCGAGCGTTTGGTTTCGGCCTCTCATTCTTGCCCCTACTTCCCCTGCTGGGGGCAAACATTTACTTCATCTGCTCGGCTGAGGGGCAGGAGGTGATGTTTGATGTTGCCCCGCCCACTACAGCCCCGCCCCCAAAACAGAGATGGTGGGGGTGA
- the glmp gene encoding glycosylated lysosomal membrane protein: protein MSMFKLCFICSVLSVVFTSASAFMTNGETFRRKLSVEVNPGLNPPFSLPPGVNLVHVRALGHNDTLHFLFCNQGAPSLLLVHTNSTESTVHVNWPEFINRTSSGSLKVEPQSSIQYSNALMITRLWEYSDVNNTADPQNTSESRFYPPYELQNFIWSDLNTTVNQSDHRIMICGGDRTVSFINGSFCLQISAYESEGRESSWPSLLHNSNSTQVRMWLDGVTSRVNNSRFMLELQTVGDSEFQGRVDVRSSIDDEYTPSIFKVSQWVSFPVNSSRIWGYTQWKPVAYRKPRPVFEDATPCKHSQPVPIAQPPHSGLIQAYFKGHPQTYGLNISFGIAGDPFYNVTNYLSWTVLMGMGDPPADSFSTLIIIIMAVGLGTPLALIIVGGVFVWIRKRMSQSTGYEPIN from the exons ATGTCGATgtttaaattgtgttttatcTGCTCGGTGCTGTCTGTCGTCTTCACTTCAGCGTCTGCATTCATGACAAATGGAGAAACATTTCGACGGAAG TTGTCTGTAGAAGTGAATCCTGGTCTGAATCCTCCCTTTTCACTTCCCCCTGGAGTCAATCTGGTGCACGTGCGGGCACTGGGTCACAATGACACCCTGCACTTCCTCTTCTGTAACCAGGGGGCGCCATCACTGCTGCTGGTCCACACTAACAGCACCGAGTCAACAGTGCACGTGAACTGGCCGGAGTTTATTAACCGCACTTCATCTGGCAGCCTGAAGGTGGAGCCACAGAGCAGCATACAGTACAGCAATGCACTCATGATCACCAGA TTGTGGGAGTACAGTGATGTCAATAACACAGCAGACCCACAAAATACATCAGAGTCCAGATTCTACCCACCATATGAGCTCCAGAACTTCATCTGGTCTGATCTGAACACAACCGTTAACCAGTCGGATCACAGGATCATGATCTGTGGAGGTGACAGGACTGTCAGTTTTATCAACGGCTCCTTCTGTCTGCAG ATCTCAGCGTATGAGTCAGAAGGTCGAGAGTCATCGTGGCCGAGCCTCCTCCATAACTCAAACTCTACACAGGTGCGCATGTGGCTGGACGGTGTGACCTCGCGGGTCAATAACTCCAGATTCATGCTTGAGCTGCAGACGGTTGGAGACTCTGAGTTTCAGGGCCGAGTCGACGTCCGCAGCTCTATAGATGACGAATACACGCCCTCCATTTTTAAG GTGTCTCAGTGGGTTTCATTTCCAGTCAACAGCAGCAGGATTTGGGGTTACACTCAATGGAAACCTGTCGCGTATCGTAAACCCAGACCGGTTTTTGAGGATGCCACACCCTGCAAACACTCACAGCCAGTTCCCATCGCCCAGCCGCCTCATTCGGGTCTGATTCAGGCATATTTTAAAGGTCATCCACAGACATACGGGCTGAACATCAGCTTTGGAATCGCTGGAGATCCGTTTTATAACGTCACCAATTACCTCAGCTG GACTGTGTTAATGGGTATGGGTGACCCTCCGGCTGATTCCTTCTCGACgttaatcatcatcatcatggcTGTTGGACTCGGCACACCGCTGGCTCTTATTATCGTGGGTGGAGTTTTTGTTTGGATTCGTAAGAGGATGTCACAATCCACAGGATATGAGCCAATCAACTGA
- the tmem79a gene encoding uncharacterized protein tmem79a isoform X2 encodes MTDALVFRPESPEENLTEPQRSDGDELESGSLRWFEIQSTERGSPEGRTSSQEQMNQPERSSELKGQENWIDMQDKKKDDNDDDEDDDDESEDQLKEGDGSLADDEDDGCDDDLQETWTSEKARLVFTPTVMILKPTSNQEDLNESNMIQMEKVPLHNLHMNQSEHFHPQWIDEIDKPKGVLVQGVSRLKFGTLKPLFDGILRNREVGVHSYYVRESLHLYLLYFMQLAVMATYAQQEVLKLVPMLTIIFVFGRLIYWVCAVFGSSVRAFGFGLSFLPLLPLLGANIYFICSAEGQEVMFDVAPPTTAPPPKQRWWG; translated from the exons ATGACAGACGCGCTGGTTTTCAGACCTGAATCCCCTGAAGAGAACCTCACAGAACCTCAGAGGAGCGATGGAGATGAGCTCGAGTCCGGCAGCCTGCGGTGGTTTGAGATTCAAAGCACAGAGAGGGGATCGCCTGAAGGACGGACGTCCAGTCAGGAGCAGATGAACCAACCGGAGAGATCCAGTGAGCTGAAGGGACAAGAGAACTGGATAGACATGCAGGATAAGAAGAAAgatgataatgatgatgatgaagatgatgacgATGAAAGTGAAGATCAGTTAAAGGAGGGAGACGGCTCATTGGCTGATGATGAGGATGATGGTTGTGATGATGATCTCCAGGAGACCTGGACGTCAGAGAAAGCAAGACTGGTCTTTACTCCAACTGTAATGATCCTGAAGCCAACAAGCAATCAGGAGGACCTGAATGAAAGCAATATGATACAGATGGAGAAAGTTCCTCTACATAACTTACACATGAACCAATCAGAACACTTCCACCCGCAGTGGATTGATGAGATTGATAAACCCAAAG GTGTGTTGGTTCAAGGTGTGTCTCGTCTGAAGTTTGGGACACTGAAGCCTCTGTTTGATGGGATATTGAGGAATCGTGAAGTGGGTGTACACAGCTACTATGTCAGAGAGTCGCTCCATCTGTACCTCCTTTATTTCATGCAGCTCGCCGTCATGGCAACGTACGCCCAACAGGAAGTACTTAAACTGGTACCGATGCTCACCATCATCTTTGTGTTTGGCAG GTTGATTTACTGGGTGTGCGCCGTGTTTGGTAGCAGCGTGCGAGCGTTTGGTTTCGGCCTCTCATTCTTGCCCCTACTTCCCCTGCTGGGGGCAAACATTTACTTCATCTGCTCGGCTGAGGGGCAGGAGGTGATGTTTGATGTTGCCCCGCCCACTACAGCCCCGCCCCCAAAACAGAGATGGTGGGGGTGA